In the genome of Mucilaginibacter sp. 14171R-50, the window GGATCTTATTATTGGCCAAATGTATTTTCAAATAGTTATGTGAACTTTCAAAAGCGATAACTTCTTTGTAGCCCACCTTGACAATCCGCAAGTCTTCCTCTTTATTCTTTACCAAGAAATAATCATCCTCGTGGCTTGCTTCTGGTATCCTGGCAACTGCTTCATTCGGAAATAACCGATTGATCGTTATCGAAAACTTTCCAAAACTAAAAGGTTTTAATAGATAGGCATCGCCTTCCACTTCATAAGCATCAAATGCATATTTAGAGTGAGACGTTGTAAATATTAATTTCCGTGTTTTAGGCCTCAAAGCTTTTGCTAATTCGATTCCCGACAAAAAAGGCATATCTATGTCCATAAAAATCAAATCGATATTGTTCTCCGAGGTGACTTGTTCTAAAGCTTTAAGTGGGTTATTGTAAATTGCCACGACATAAAGTTTCGGGAGAAGTTCGATGTATTTTAGAATTGCATCAA includes:
- a CDS encoding LytTR family DNA-binding domain-containing protein, whose product is MLNCIIIDDEQFSVDAILKYIELLPKLYVVAIYNNPLKALEQVTSENNIDLIFMDIDMPFLSGIELAKALRPKTRKLIFTTSHSKYAFDAYEVEGDAYLLKPFSFGKFSITINRLFPNEAVARIPEASHEDDYFLVKNKEEDLRIVKVGYKEVIAFESSHNYLKIHLANNKILTVYLTIKDILELLGPRDEFKQFHRAFVISTDCINYIEGNTIKMNNNLSFTVGESYRENFSSFLSGKLIKTSRNR